TCCACGACTAAGAACTCTCCTTTGTGTTCAACTTCGACCTTCGCACGAATACGTTCTTGGTAAATTTTTTCACCGCACGCTGACACTTCCTCGGGCGTATAATCGGCGTATGGCATAGCGGCTCTCCTTCTTTACATAGCCTTCCTGAACAGTCCCGCGTATTGTACCGCTGCAACCTTAATGTTGGAATGGGGAACAGCAAAGGAGGCCGCCATGTCAGAACCCACCGCATCCGCGATGCTCGAAGAACTGCGCCAGTACGACACCCCGTCCATCACCAACGTCGTGGCCACCTATCCCGACAGCCAACACTGTCTGGGTCTGTACAACCCGTGGACCGAAAACTGGTACACGGACACCTCCATCCGCTGCATGTACCCGGAGTTGGGCCGCACGGTCGGCTATGCGGTCACGTGTGTCTTCGGCCTGCCCGACCCCAACTACTCGCGGCTGTCCTTTCTGGACGTGGTTGACGCCCTGGACGCCTCGCCCAAACCGACGGTGCTGATCCTCCAGCAGAAATTCCCGCCCCAGCTGGCCAACAAGGTCGGGCTGGCCGGCAGCATCATGACCACGGCGATGCAGGCGGTCGGCTGTGTCGGCGTTATCTCCAACGGCCCGTCACGCGACATCGACGCCATCCGGCCGCTGGGCTTTCAGTACATGCTGAGCGGGGTGAGCGCCGGACACGGGACCATGGCCGTGCAGGCCGTCAACGTCCCGGTCAGCGTCGCCGGCATGGACGTTGCCCCGGGCGAGCTGATCCATATGGACGAGAATGGGGCGTGTAAATTCCCGGCCGACCAGTTGGCCGCCGTCCTGACCAAGGTCCGCAGCCTGCTGGCCGAAGAGGACGTGCGTATCGCCGCCCTGCAGAAAGCCACCAACGCGGCCGAAGTCCGGGCTGCCTTCAGCGGCCAGAGCTATGCGGCCGACAAAGAGCCGCGCTCCTAGCGGGTCTTCCGCACGCCGCCGGTCGGCGCTATACAGGCCATGGGAAAAGGAGGGACCCAATGCTGAATCCCTACCGGGTGCTTGACCTGACAACCGAGCGGGGTCTGCTGTGCGGCCAGATTCTGGGCGATCTGGGCGCCGATGTGATCAAAGTCGAACCCCCGGGCGGTTCACCGGCCCGCCGGCTGGGACCGTTCTACCAGGACCGACCCGATCCGAACGCGTCGCTGTTGTGGTGGGCGTACAACCGCAACAAACGCAGCATTAGCCTGGACATCACCACCGGCGAAGGCCGGGATATTCTACGCCGGCTGGTCACAAGCGCCCACTTCTTTATCGAGTCCGATATGCCCGGCGCGCTGGCCGAACTCGGCCTGGGCTACGCCGAGCTGGCGGCCGACAACCCCGGCCTGATCTATGTGTCGATCACGCCCTTCGGCCAGGACGGTCCCAAGGCCAGCTATGCCGACAGCGACCTGGTCATCCTGGCGGCCGGCGGTCCGCTGGTGCTGACCGGCGACGATGATCGCCCGCCGGTCCGGCTCAGCGTGCCCCAGGCGTATCCCCACGCCAGCGCGGCCGCCGCCGCAGCGGCCATGATCGCCCTGTACGAATCTCTGCGCTCCGGTCAGGGCCAACACCTCGATATCTCGGCTCAACAGGCGGTCGCCCAGGCCACCCAGTCCACCCTGCTGGCGGCTCCCCTGGGCGACGCCGACTCGCGGCGTATGTCGGGCGGGGCCAAGCTGGGTGACATTCCGATTCGCCTCGTCTGGCCGGCCAAGGACGGCCATGTGGCGATTACCTATCTGTTTGGCTCGGCCATCGCCCACTTTACCCAGCGCCTGATGGACTGGATGTGCGAAGAGGGCTTTTGCGACGAGGCCACCCGCGACCAAGACTGGGTCGGCTACGGTGGCTATCTGTTCGGCGGTAGCCAGGAGGCGATTGACGACTACCTCGGCCTGACCCAGCTGGTGGAACGCTTCACCACCACCAAGACCAAGGCCGAGCTGCTGGACGGCGCGCTTGAGCGCGGCCTGCTGATCGCGCCCATCACCACCACCGAAGAAGTCGTCGAGAGCCCCCAGCTGGCCGCCCGCGAGTACTGGCAGACGCTGGAGCATCCAGAGCTGGGGCAAAGCTTCAGCTACCCGGGACCGTTCGCCAAGTTCAGCGCCTCCCCAATCGCCTATCGACGCCGACCGCCGACGATAGGCGAACACAACACCGAGATTTATCGCGACGAACTCGGCTTCAGCCAACAGCAGCTGGCCGAGCTGAGATCGCGGGGGATTATTACATGACACACACCGATGCACTGGCCGGGGTCAAAATCCTCGACTTCATGTGGGCAATCGCCGGGCCGGCCTCGACCCGCATACTGGCCGATTACGGCGCGACCGTTGTGCGGCTTGAGAGCACCACCCGTTTTGACGCAGTGCGGACCGTCGGGCCGTTTCAGGGTGGCAAGCCGGGGCTTGAGAACGCCGGCCTGTTCTACAATATGAACGCCGGCAAACTGCCGGTTACCCTGGATCTGTCCAA
The Desulfurellaceae bacterium genome window above contains:
- a CDS encoding RraA family protein, which translates into the protein MSEPTASAMLEELRQYDTPSITNVVATYPDSQHCLGLYNPWTENWYTDTSIRCMYPELGRTVGYAVTCVFGLPDPNYSRLSFLDVVDALDASPKPTVLILQQKFPPQLANKVGLAGSIMTTAMQAVGCVGVISNGPSRDIDAIRPLGFQYMLSGVSAGHGTMAVQAVNVPVSVAGMDVAPGELIHMDENGACKFPADQLAAVLTKVRSLLAEEDVRIAALQKATNAAEVRAAFSGQSYAADKEPRS
- a CDS encoding CoA transferase, producing the protein MLNPYRVLDLTTERGLLCGQILGDLGADVIKVEPPGGSPARRLGPFYQDRPDPNASLLWWAYNRNKRSISLDITTGEGRDILRRLVTSAHFFIESDMPGALAELGLGYAELAADNPGLIYVSITPFGQDGPKASYADSDLVILAAGGPLVLTGDDDRPPVRLSVPQAYPHASAAAAAAAMIALYESLRSGQGQHLDISAQQAVAQATQSTLLAAPLGDADSRRMSGGAKLGDIPIRLVWPAKDGHVAITYLFGSAIAHFTQRLMDWMCEEGFCDEATRDQDWVGYGGYLFGGSQEAIDDYLGLTQLVERFTTTKTKAELLDGALERGLLIAPITTTEEVVESPQLAAREYWQTLEHPELGQSFSYPGPFAKFSASPIAYRRRPPTIGEHNTEIYRDELGFSQQQLAELRSRGIIT
- a CDS encoding CoA transferase codes for the protein MTHTDALAGVKILDFMWAIAGPASTRILADYGATVVRLESTTRFDAVRTVGPFQGGKPGLENAGLFYNMNAGKLPVTLDLS